The genomic segment AGTCTTTAATTTCAGTCTCACAACACCAACCCAAGCACAATTTTAACAACTAAAATGAGACAAAAAAACTACTCGCACCACTACCGTTATACTACTCCGGGTTTCGATTTCTCTGCCTCTTtagatttaataaaataaaattatgataattataattatttaattgattatatataatagataaattaattaatagaattaagggAAAGAATCCGTTATAAATGGAAGATTTAACGAACAAATTATAAGGAAAAGATAAAAAGAACCATATATGACTGAagtctaataataataataataataatcactgTCCATTGCTATCACCAATGATAACTGTACTCTCCGCCATATCATATCGATCGATCACACTAATCTAAACATTTATACTAAAAATATTCAGaaatcaaaaatcaaaataataacTACGGCTCCTACTAAGTTCTGAAAGCGAAAAACCTAGAATCCGAAACTCCGTCGGCAGAAACAGCGAAAACTCACATCATCATTCATACCTACATTAAAAGCGATGTCGCGAAGATGATCGCGGCTACAGATCCAGCAGCAGCAGCGATTCTGTGACCGTTGGATGGTGGTTGCGGTGCCTCAGCCGGAGGACTGGCGATGGAAGGAGGGGGAGGAACTGCAGCAGAAGGGCCAGGTGTAGGTGTAGGTGGAGCTGGAGGAGAGCTCGTTGGAGATGAGGTCGGTGGTGTCGAGATTGATGGAGCCGAGGCAGGAGAGGAGGCTGGCGGAGAAGCCGTGGAAGTAGGCGTGGGAGCCGGAGCCGAAGCCTTGGGTGGAGGAGTAGCAGCAGCTGGAGGCGGAGATGAAGCTGCGGGCGGAGACTTGGTAGGCGACCCGGTCGGCGCCGATGATGGAGATTGAGCCAAAACAGAGGCAGATACCATTGCGAGAGTGATGAAGAACACAACAAATGTTGAGCGAGCCATGTTTGTGATGAAACtggttttagagagagaaagtgactGAGTTAAGGGATGTGAGAGAGAACTCTGCTGTTGATGAATAGAAATATATGAGAAAGACACAGTCGAAGAGTATATATATACAGAGAGAAGATAAGTCGGTTGACGGTGTAAAAGGGAAATATTACAGTACAGTTGGCTTCACCGGAACCTATAATGAACCCTCCTTAAGTTTGTGACAAAAGACATCATTAATAAAAACAGTCCACAAGTAATTATCTGACAACTGTACACGCGTCAAGCCCTATATGATTAACTTAAGAGAAATTATAGAAAATAGCCCAAAATAATGGCATGaagaagctaatgtcctcatttttaaaattgtagagaaatgacCATTCTACATTGTTCATTACTTAAATTGccctttttataatttatttatttatttaagactatatgactttaatatagtggtatatgtatattagttttgtttaattagtttttattttaaagttatattgattttttaagttttttataggttgttggtatattattttccaattagtgtatatattttttgtggtatagtatataattttttttttgtgatatttagtttctattttattatatacatagtagtagtatataattttgtatcatggtatatacatatTAATGGTAGAatataactttgttagcatagtatatatatttttgagtaataattttgcaagttttgatggtatattatttttcaacttagtatatatattttgtggtatggtatatcatttaacaacccataaaaaacgaaaaaattcaaaataactttaaaataaaaactaattaaacaaatctaatatacatataccataatattaaaatatttagaataaaatagtaatttgtcaTATTTGGTAATATATGATATTAAAGAGatgattaggctattttactacaaaattaaaaacatggacatttacttactCTCACATACCATTAAGGGTCATTTTGCACTATACCCCTTAACTTAATTTAGctgtttaatttttaattttataaatactgTTCAAATCTTATCGCactataaatattaatttttttatatattttttaatttgtatatatTTAAACCTAattca from the Humulus lupulus chromosome X, drHumLupu1.1, whole genome shotgun sequence genome contains:
- the LOC133806674 gene encoding classical arabinogalactan protein 5-like, which translates into the protein MARSTFVVFFITLAMVSASVLAQSPSSAPTGSPTKSPPAASSPPPAAATPPPKASAPAPTPTSTASPPASSPASAPSISTPPTSSPTSSPPAPPTPTPGPSAAVPPPPSIASPPAEAPQPPSNGHRIAAAAGSISVIDRYDMAESTVIIGDSNGQ